The Diadema setosum chromosome 4, eeDiaSeto1, whole genome shotgun sequence genome window below encodes:
- the LOC140227542 gene encoding general transcription factor IIH subunit 3-like: MASSEEGEVGNLVVIVIDVNPVWWGKQIHAEQQKLTLSKCMDAVLVFINSHMMMDRRNKVAVIASHTNESRFLYPRKSKGGEEAEEQKDGEEPQKADGRYEVFAAINDLVSEELKALVRDNPTVSHTDTLLAGSLAMALCYIHRVEKECPVGEKMESRILVIKAADDSASQYMNFMNVIFTAQKQSVLIDACILDKDSSLLQQACDITGGKYLKIPTVSGLLQYLLWVYLPSPSLRESLNLPPAVHVDYRAACFCHRTLIDVGYVCSVCLSIFCTYSPICSTCHTAFKIKGAPTKLLKKKKRSSAMASIT; this comes from the exons ATGGCATCATCGGAAGAGGGTGAAGTTGGAAATCTAGTGGTCATAGTGATCGATGTTAACCCAGTATGGTGGGGAAAACAGATTCATGCTGAACAGCAG AAGCTGACTCTGAGCAAGTGTATGGATGCCGTCCTGGTCTTCATTAACTCCCACATGATGATGGACAGAAGGAACAAGGTTGCAGTCATTGCCAGTCACACCAATGAAAG TCGCTTCCTGTACCCCAGGAAGAGCAAGGGCGGGGAGGAGGCTGAGGAGCAGAAGGACGGGGAGGAACCTCAGAAAGCAGATGGGAGATACGAGGTGTTCGCTGCCATCAATGACTTAGTGTCGGAAGAACTCAAGGCCCTCGTTCGCGACA aTCCAACAGTGTCTCACACAGACACCCTGCTAGCTGGCTCTTTGGCTATGGCACTCTGTT ATATTCATCGCGTAGAAAAAGAGTGCCCAG TTGGTGAAAAGATGGAATCAAGAATACTG GTAATCAAGGCAGCTGATGACAGTGCATCCCAGTACATGAACTTCATGAATGTTATATTCACAGCTCagaaacaa AGTGTCCTAATAGATGCCTGTATCCTGGACAAAGACTCCAGTCTCCTTCAGCAAGCCTGTGACATCACAGGTGGAAAGTATCTCAAGATACCTACTGTATCTGGACTTCTTCAATATCTTCTG TGGGTCTACTTGCCATCGCCCAGCCTGAGAGAGAGTCTGAACCTTCCCCCAGCTGTTCACGTCGACTACCGGGCGGCCTGCTTCTGCCACCGCACTCTCATCGACGTCGGCTATGTCTGTTCTGTGTGCCTGTCGA TATTCTGCACCTACAGTCCCATATGCTCAACATGCCA TACTGCATTCAAGATCAAAGGTGCACCTACCAAGCtactaaagaagaagaagcgatCTTCTGCCATGGCCTCCATCACATGA